The following coding sequences lie in one Rutidosis leptorrhynchoides isolate AG116_Rl617_1_P2 chromosome 6, CSIRO_AGI_Rlap_v1, whole genome shotgun sequence genomic window:
- the LOC139853101 gene encoding uncharacterized protein, with the protein MSPPSSLLFRQTIRPPQLTTLSFSSQITPDQTHLFLKSTFTNLSITKPPISTVIRMGGGPRTYPGGVSKWQWKRMQQKKAKQLLRARLARERQIYEMRKRAELNAAVSELERPWEVVETAPKLFSTSADEQLKVLADRFQKPGGFDLWSEKDGPQLFETNGLTSARFFPKGVVHSVEPYGRISDGGSGKDSDSDMDDEELRNVSGKFWESDSERGNGRKKESNLKAKVFDMNLQDDGSYGISKKRMENEKIRRRERK; encoded by the coding sequence ATGTCGCCGCCGTCGTCTCTCCTATTCCGTCAAACAATCCGTCCCCCACAACTAACCACCTTATCCTTCTCATCGCAAATCACACCCGACCAGACCCATCTCTTCCTCAAATCAACCTTCACCAATCTCTCAATCACAAAACCACCAATATCAACAGTAATCCGAATGGGCGGAGGTCCAAGAACGTACCCGGGCGGCGTATCAAAATGGCAGTGGAAACGTATGCAACAGAAAAAAGCCAAACAGTTACTCAGAGCACGTCTCGCACGTGAACGTCAGATTTACGAAATGCGAAAAAGAGCTGAATTAAACGCTGCCGTTTCAGAACTTGAACGACCCTGGGAAGTTGTTGAAACGGCACCCAAACTGTTTTCAACCAGTGCTGATGAACAGCTGAAGGTTTTAGCCGACCGGTTTCAGAAACCGGGCGGGTTTGATTTGTGGTCGGAGAAAGATGGGCCCCAGTTGTTTGAAACTAATGGGCTGACGTCAGCTAGGTTTTTTCCTAAAGGTGTTGTGCATAGTGTTGAACCTTATGGGAGGATCAGTGATGGGGGTTCGGGTAAAGATTCGGATTCGGATATGGATGATGAGGAATTGAGAAATGTGAGTGGGAAATTTTGGGAAAGTGATAGTGAGAGGGGAAATGGTCGGAAAAAAGAATCGAATTTGAAGGCGAAAGTGTTCGATATGAATTTGCAAGATGATGGGAGTTACGGGATATCGAAGAAGCGTATGGAGAATGAGAAGATTAGAAGAAGGGAGAGGAAATGA